One segment of Niabella beijingensis DNA contains the following:
- the pnp gene encoding polyribonucleotide nucleotidyltransferase, which produces MLQQPIRKVFNIGDGREVTIETGRLARQADGSVTVSSGKCMILATVVANKEAKEGQSFFPLTVDYQEKFASAGRIPGSFFKREGRLSDSEVLISRLIDRALRPLFPEDYFCEVQVLVTLISSDPEILPDAMACLAASAALAVSDVPIKEIISEVRVGRVDGQFKINPSRSEMEQSDIDFIIAATEKNLMMVEGESEECSEDDLIAVLEVAHEAIRVQIKAQEELRALKGVTGKREYTKPVQDEAIREKVYSYAQPKVYEIAKGKLSKHDRSDKFSAVYDELVALFEEGATEEDPFTSEKKKMVSNYYSDLQYDVVRDMILDERVRLDGRALTEIRPLDMEVDVLPSPHGSALFTRGETQSITTVTLGTGLDELLVETAAKSVYSKFILHYNFPPFSTGEVKMMRGPGRREVGHGNLAMRSLKQMMPKEGEDFGYTVRVVSDILESNGSSSMATVCAGSLALMDAGVPFPKHVSGIAMGLITKGDKFAILSDILGDEDHLGDMDFKVTGTRDGICGVQMDIKVDGLPMEVMKQALEQAKAGRLHILDAMYTAMPEAREEVKAHAPRVVKMFIDKEFIGAVIGPGGKVIQEMQRETGTTINIEEVNNRGEISIFGVEKAAVEKAENWIKGIVAVPVVGEVYDAVVKGIKEFGAFVEFLPGKQGLVHISEISWKRLETLEGVVKEGDSMKVKLIGTDPKSGKFKLSRKALIPRPEKKDAPNAENN; this is translated from the coding sequence ATGTTACAACAACCTATCAGAAAGGTATTTAATATAGGCGATGGCCGGGAAGTGACTATTGAAACAGGTCGCCTGGCACGTCAGGCCGATGGATCCGTAACGGTATCCAGCGGAAAATGTATGATACTGGCTACCGTGGTAGCCAATAAGGAAGCAAAAGAAGGACAGAGCTTTTTTCCGTTAACGGTAGATTACCAGGAAAAATTTGCTTCTGCCGGCCGTATCCCGGGCTCTTTCTTTAAAAGAGAAGGCCGCCTGAGTGATTCGGAAGTATTGATCTCCCGCCTGATCGACCGGGCATTGCGCCCCCTGTTCCCCGAGGACTATTTCTGTGAGGTACAGGTGCTGGTAACACTGATCAGCAGTGATCCCGAAATCCTTCCGGATGCAATGGCCTGCCTCGCGGCTTCTGCTGCACTGGCAGTTTCTGATGTACCCATTAAAGAAATAATCAGCGAGGTTCGGGTTGGCCGTGTTGACGGACAATTTAAAATTAACCCGAGCCGTTCTGAAATGGAACAGTCGGACATCGATTTCATCATCGCGGCTACTGAAAAAAACCTGATGATGGTGGAAGGTGAATCAGAAGAGTGCAGTGAGGATGACCTGATCGCTGTTCTGGAAGTGGCACATGAGGCGATCCGTGTTCAGATCAAAGCACAGGAAGAACTGCGGGCTTTAAAGGGTGTTACCGGAAAACGGGAATATACCAAGCCGGTGCAGGACGAAGCCATCCGTGAAAAAGTATACAGCTATGCACAACCCAAAGTGTATGAAATAGCTAAAGGAAAATTAAGTAAGCACGATAGAAGCGACAAATTTTCAGCTGTTTATGATGAGTTAGTGGCTCTTTTTGAAGAAGGGGCTACAGAAGAAGATCCGTTTACATCAGAAAAGAAAAAGATGGTGTCCAACTATTACAGCGATCTTCAGTATGATGTGGTAAGAGATATGATCCTGGATGAGCGGGTACGTTTGGACGGCCGCGCGCTGACCGAGATCCGCCCTCTGGATATGGAAGTGGATGTACTGCCTTCTCCGCACGGATCAGCTTTGTTTACAAGAGGTGAAACACAGTCTATTACAACTGTTACATTGGGTACTGGTTTAGATGAGCTGCTGGTTGAAACAGCTGCAAAATCCGTTTATTCCAAATTTATCCTGCATTATAATTTTCCTCCTTTCTCTACCGGTGAAGTAAAGATGATGCGCGGCCCCGGCCGTCGTGAGGTAGGACATGGAAACCTGGCAATGCGTTCCCTGAAGCAGATGATGCCAAAAGAAGGAGAGGACTTCGGCTACACCGTGCGTGTGGTAAGTGATATCCTTGAATCAAATGGTTCCAGCTCTATGGCTACCGTGTGTGCCGGTTCACTGGCCCTGATGGATGCAGGGGTACCTTTCCCCAAGCATGTTTCTGGTATTGCTATGGGATTGATTACCAAAGGAGATAAATTTGCTATCTTAAGTGATATCCTGGGTGATGAAGACCACCTGGGTGATATGGACTTTAAGGTTACCGGTACCCGTGATGGTATCTGCGGCGTGCAGATGGATATTAAGGTGGACGGACTTCCGATGGAGGTAATGAAGCAGGCGCTCGAGCAGGCAAAGGCAGGCCGTTTGCATATCCTTGATGCCATGTATACCGCAATGCCGGAAGCACGCGAAGAAGTGAAAGCACATGCCCCCCGGGTTGTGAAAATGTTTATCGATAAAGAATTTATCGGTGCAGTGATCGGACCAGGTGGTAAAGTGATCCAGGAAATGCAGCGCGAGACCGGTACCACGATCAATATCGAAGAAGTGAACAACCGCGGCGAGATCAGCATCTTTGGTGTGGAAAAAGCCGCTGTTGAAAAAGCAGAGAACTGGATCAAGGGTATCGTGGCAGTGCCTGTGGTAGGTGAAGTTTATGATGCAGTGGTAAAAGGTATCAAGGAGTTTGGTGCATTTGTAGAATTCCTCCCCGGCAAACAAGGGCTGGTACATATCAGCGAGATCAGCTGGAAACGCCTGGAAACGCTCGAAGGGGTAGTGAAGGAAGGCGACTCCATGAAAGTAAAACTGATCGGCACTGATCCGAAGTCCGGCAAATTCAAATTATCCCGGAAGGCGCTGATCCCGCGTCCGGAAAAGAAAGATGCTCCGAACGCTGAGAACAACTGA